From Zerene cesonia ecotype Mississippi unplaced genomic scaffold, Zerene_cesonia_1.1 Zces_u003, whole genome shotgun sequence, a single genomic window includes:
- the LOC119838538 gene encoding gelsolin-like gives MKTIYVWAVLALCVCASARTTLRQQSAPISPQITSLNDKDARLKAKTHPAFANAGKRAGVEMWRINNFEPVIVPQSDFGKFYKGDSYIILKTTSDKRNNLSWDIHYWIGSESSQDEAGAAAILTVGLDDHFDGKAVQHRETMGHESQQFVGYFSSALRYLDGGNASGFNHVTTNPGAEKRLFQVKGKKNVRVRQVDPLFSSMNKGDCFILDVDNDILVFVGDNARNVEKLKAISMANQIRDQDHNGRGKVEIIDKYSSDLDVQKFFTSLGSGSKDVLPEESAGGDDQAFERNEEDSVTLSEVSDASGSIKVTPLRKPYTQDQLKPQETYILDTVSGSIYVWVGKQASPKEKSEAMAKAQQYLTSKNYPSWVHVARIPQGTEPATFKQYFATWRDVGMSHSRLVRSIDSSYLQNLDSDPKSHLYEVDLDSQNYITFNEVPEYNQADLLNTEVYLLQTPKTAYIWFGKDAELSKRKSLTNITRAFLRVRHNYKLEDIMAVKQGLEPPAFIQMFSEWDSDMWMKINQYEEAREYVLRNNELDNDI, from the exons ATGAAAACCATATATGTATGGGCGGTGCTCGCCCTGTGTGTCTGTGCGTCCGCCAGGACAACGCTGCGCCAGCAATCCGCACCTATATCGCCGCAAATAACATCGCTCAATGATAAG GACGCCAGGTTAAAGGCCAAAACTCACCCCGCTTTCGCCAACGCAGGTAAGCGGGCGGGAGTGGAAATGTGGAGAATTAAT AATTTCGAGCCTGTCATTGTGCCCCAAAGTGACTTCGGTAAATTCTACAAGGGTGACTCTTACATCATCTTAAAG ACGACATCCGACAAACGGAACAACCTATCCTGGGACATCCACTACTGGATTGGCAGCGAATCGTCGCAAGACGAAGCCGGTGCGGCCGCCATTTTGACTGTGGGCCTCGATGATCACTTTGATGGGAAGGCGGTGCAGCACAGGGAAACTATGGGGCACGAGAGCCAGCAGTTCGTGGGCTATTTCTCTTCAg CTCTCAGATACTTGGACGGTGGCAACGCATCCGGTTTCAACCACGTCACAACGAACCCTGGTGCTGAAAAGAGGCTGTTCCAAGTTAAAGGAAAGAAAAATGTTAGAGTGAGACAG GTGGACCCACTTTTCTCTTCCATGAACAAAGGAGATTGCTTCATATTGGACGTAGACAACGATATACTGGTTTTCGTTGGAGACAATGCGAGAAACGTGGAGAAACTGAAGGCGATATCCATGGCCAACCAGATCAGAGATCAAGATCATAATGGAAGAGGGAAAGTTGAAATTATCG ACAAATACTCCAGTGATTTGGATGTTCAGAAATTTTTCACTTCCCTCGGTTCTGGCAGCAAGGATGTACTGCCCGAAGAGAGTGCGGGAGGCGACGATCAG GCGTTCGAACGAAATGAGGAGGACTCTGTTACATTATCTGAAGTTTCCGACGCGTCTGGGTCAATCAAGGTTACGCCATTGAGGAAACCCTACACGCAGGACCAATTAAAACCTcag gaaACCTACATTCTGGATACAGTCAGTGGCAGCATCTATGTGTGGGTTGGGAAGCAAGCATCCCCGAAG GAAAAATCCGAAGCGATGGCTAAGGCACAGCAGTATTTGACATCCAAAAACTATCCTTCCTgg GTGCACGTTGCTCGGATACCACAGGGAACCGAACCGGCGACTTTCAAGCAATACTTCGCTACATGGCGCGATGTTGGCATGTCCCACAGTCGGCTCGTACGCTCCATTG attcTTCATATCTTCAAAATCTCGACTCGGATCCCAAAAGCCATTTATATGAGGTTGATCTGGACAGTCAAAATTACATCACATTTAATGAAGTTCCAGAGTACAACCAAGCT GATTTATTAAACACAGAAGTATATCTTTTACAAACTCCAAAAACTGCATACATTTGGTTTGGTAAAGACGCAGAGCTGTCAAAACGTAAATCACTAACTAATATTACAAGA GCATTTCTAAGAGTTCGTCACAATTACAAATTGGAAGACATTATGGCCGTTAAGCAAGGTTTAGAACCACCGGCGTTTATTCAGATGTTTAGCGAATGGGATTCGGATATGTGGatg aaaatCAACCAATACGAAGAAGCGCGCGAATATGTACTTCGTAATAATGAATTGGACAAtgacatttaa